The sequence ATGAGAACGACGGCGAGGATGACTGCGGTATCGACGAGGTGTCCGAGCAGTGCCGTGATGAAGGCGGCGCCGAGCAGAACGTAGATGAGGATATTATGAAATTGTGCCAGGAAACGCAGCAGCGGATGGGGTTTCGGCGGTTCGGGCAGCCGGTTGGGGCCGTAGGTTTCAAGTCGTGCGGCCGCTTCATCCTCACTGAGGCCGTCGGGTGAGGTTTCCAGCGCCTCCAGAACTTTTTCGGCCTCTTCGGCATGCCAGTTCGGTACGTTTTCCATAGCGTTCCTCCTGAGAGTGCACGGGGATAAACGATTGTAGCAAAAAATGAGAAGGGTGCGGTGAGGTGAAGGTGCCGCCCGGACGGCGGCGTGGCGTGTAGATCAGTGCTGGGCCAGAACGGTGTCGAACATCGTATAGGCTTTGCGCAGCCAGACTTTGGTACGCTGGCGCTCCATCAGATTCAGGTGGACCGTGCCGTTCTCTTTGGCGTTGGCGGCGGCCCAGAAGCTGAAGGTGTTTTTGTCGATCTTCTGCATCGTCGGCGTGTGCAGGGCGGGCAGGACGACCTCTTTGAGCGTCCCGTTCGCCGAACTCGTCACGGACGCGATGACGTCATCCACTTCGGAGAAGTCGCTGCCGCGCCCCTCGTTCTTGACGACGGCGCAGGTCATGACGACGCTGTACTTGGGCAGGAACTTCTTGAGAAGCTGTACGGAATCCTTACCGCCGTCGACGAGGTACCAGTAGACGATCTCGATCCCCGTCTCTTCGCACATGCCGAGGACGTCATTCTCCTCGATCCAGCGGTCTAGGAAGCGCTCGGACTGCGCGGGCAGGTCGACCAGGACGTTGGTGTCCTGTTCCAGCGCGAGCTCCATGATCTTGTCGGTGCTTTCGAAGGTGTCAAGGTTGATCGCATCGGTGAACTGTTCGTAGAAACGGGTGAGCGATGCGTGGGAACGGTCCGCGTCCAGGCCGACGAACGGAACGTCGTTGTCGATAAAATACTGCGAAAGCAGACGCGCGAAGACGGACTTCCCGACACCGCCTTTTTCCCCGCCGATAAAGTGAATCATACTCATGGGGTCTCTCTCCAATTCAAAAAATATATGCGTGGCATAGTATGCGCGTATAGTAGCCATGACGATCTAAAGACGGGCTGTAAAACAGCGGCCGGTGCGGAAAGTTTCTGAAGAATTACAGACGCACACTCTCCCGACGCGTCAGGCCGGCAGGGCTTTGCTTTGGTGGCGGAATATTTTGTATGCCGACACCATCAGCACGACGGCCAGCAGCAGGATCAGCATGTCGCTGGAAACAGCGCCGAGCAGTGCCGACCCCGCGGCGGCACCGATGATCGAACCGAGGGCCAGCGCGATGAAGAGAGGCTGCTCTTCACGCAAAACGACAAAAGCCTGGCTCCTGGTATAGCGGGCGAAGCCGACGAGCATGGTCGGCAGGCTGATGGCCAGCGAGAGACTGCCCGCCAGTTTCACGTCGATGCCGTAGAGCAGGACAATAACGGGAATAAGCAGCTCGCCGCCCGCGACGCCCAGCATCGACGCCACGACACCGATGCCGAACCCCGCCGCGATGCCCGCGGCAATTTCCACCGGCAGGGAGTCGAAAAGGGCGCCGTTCTGCGTCGGGAGGAACCAGTGCTCCAGCAGCAGTACCGCCGCAAGAAACAGCAGCAGCACGAGCACAATACGGTCGAGTGTCTGTTCACTGATCTTCATCGCGATCCCTGCCGCGATCCACGCGCCCGCCAAGGAGCCCAAAAGCAGGTTGAAAATGATGCTTTTGTATTCCCATATCTGTTCGAAAGGAATCTCATGGGATCGGAAAATCAAGGCAAAGAAAACGACGATCAGCGAGGTCGCTTTATTGAGGATAACCGCCTGGAGGGTCGCCAGCCGAAAAAGCCCCTTGAGAATCGGCAGCCGGAACTCTGCGCCGCCCAGGCCGATAAGCCCGGCCAGCGTCGCAACGGCACCCCCGGCACCAAATCCCTGGAGAAAACGTTTCATATAGCTTCGAACCCGATTTGTTTTGCAGACATCAAAAACCTTTTTGGCGATAGGATAAGTTCAGTAGATCCCTGGAAACAGGTGATAGCGTACACGCTCTGCATAATCAGGGTAGCCCGGCAACTCTTCCTGGAGCGTTCTGTCTTCAAGCGCAGTTCGGATCACGGCGATGACCAGTGCCGCTGCGGCCGGGATAAGGGTCCACAGGGAGTCCAGTGCGACGATGATGCCGGCAAGGGCCAGGAGGTTCCCGGCATAGCCCGGATGCCGGACGAAGGTGTAAGGGCCGCTGTCGCAGACCGTATGCCCGCGCTCCGTCTGGATACGCACCGTCGTGGCAAAAAAGCGGTTCTCGACGATGGCCCAGGCGGCAAATGCGTACCCGAGCACGATGAGGACAAGCCCAAGAATATTAAGCCATACCGGCATCAGCGGCGTCCACCCATAGCGGTGGTCAAGTCCCGCAACGATGACAAGAGGAAACGAGAGGCTCAGGGCCATCAGCGGTGCGAGAATTTTGTCCCACGGTTTCGCACTTT is a genomic window of Sulfurimonas sp. HSL1-2 containing:
- a CDS encoding sulfite exporter TauE/SafE family protein — encoded protein: MKRFLQGFGAGGAVATLAGLIGLGGAEFRLPILKGLFRLATLQAVILNKATSLIVVFFALIFRSHEIPFEQIWEYKSIIFNLLLGSLAGAWIAAGIAMKISEQTLDRIVLVLLLFLAAVLLLEHWFLPTQNGALFDSLPVEIAAGIAAGFGIGVVASMLGVAGGELLIPVIVLLYGIDVKLAGSLSLAISLPTMLVGFARYTRSQAFVVLREEQPLFIALALGSIIGAAAGSALLGAVSSDMLILLLAVVLMVSAYKIFRHQSKALPA
- a CDS encoding isoprenylcysteine carboxylmethyltransferase family protein, yielding MSTNTIDPNTNQATNRRLWLNLVLLYLIIPLVLLLCGGDWGWWQGWVYSVLIFAAGIGGRYFAEKRHPGILAERASMEKAKSAKPWDKILAPLMALSLSFPLVIVAGLDHRYGWTPLMPVWLNILGLVLIVLGYAFAAWAIVENRFFATTVRIQTERGHTVCDSGPYTFVRHPGYAGNLLALAGIIVALDSLWTLIPAAAALVIAVIRTALEDRTLQEELPGYPDYAERVRYHLFPGIY